In the Arachis ipaensis cultivar K30076 chromosome B10, Araip1.1, whole genome shotgun sequence genome, one interval contains:
- the LOC110267926 gene encoding uncharacterized protein LOC110267926, with protein sequence MRCRRCDASGGEESCVESHRVLPPRVPSQPTHRSWCRHRPCWIPPWRRERHEGERETEPCEPEEALSSLLLPRSLVSRAPPSESSEDSISLLVLVPIPPFLKLSVTLLQNCCCNSYWFWDCCGCCWFCLRLLLL encoded by the exons ATGCGTTGTCGCCGCTGTGACGCGTCCGGAGGAGAGGAGTCGTGCGTTGAAAGCCATCGCGTCTTGCCGCCAAGGGTTCCATCGCAGCCAACCCATCGCAGTTGGTGTCGCCACCGTCCCTGTTGGATTCCACCGTGGAGAAGAGAACGACACGAGGGAGAGAGGGAGACAGAGCCGTGCGAGCCAGAGGAGGCACTGTCCTCGTTGTTGCTGCCACGGTCGCTGGTGAGTCGTGCACCGCCATCAGAGTCATCAGAAGACAGCATCAGCCTTCTTGTTCTGGTTCCGATTCCTCCATTTCTAAAACT TTCTGTCACTTTGCTTCAAAATTGCTGTTGTAACTCGTATTGGTTTTGGGACTGTTGTGGCTGCTGCTGGTTTTGTTTGAGGCTACTGCTGCTGTGA